In Planctomycetia bacterium, a single genomic region encodes these proteins:
- the ilvD gene encoding dihydroxy-acid dehydratase has product MSLNKYSARITQPKSQGASQAMLYGTGLTEADMQKAQIGIASVWYEGNTCNMHLNDLAMKVKEGVVAADLVGMRFNTIGVSDGISMGTDGMSYSLPSRDLIADSIETVCSAQWYDGCVVLPGCDKNMPGCLMALGRLNRPGLMVYGGTIKPGHLGAEALDIVSAFQCYGQFLSNQIDDKVRKEIVAKSCPGAGACGGMYTANTMASAIEAMGMTLPYSSSIPAVDPAKADECVRAGKAMRLLLERDIKPRDIMTRAAFKNSMVIVMALGGSTNAVLHLIAMAKAVNVPLSIDDFQKVSDKVPFIADLKPSGRFVQEDLHNVGGTPAVMKYLLEKGLLDGSCLTVTGRTVAENLAELPGLKSGQEVIHTLEKPIKSTGHIQILRGNLAPEGAVAKITGKEGLAFSGTAKVYDSEEDMLHALERKEIVKGDVVIIRYEGPKGGPGMPEMLTPTSAIMGAGLGKDVALMTDGRFSGGSHGFIVGHVTPEAQEGGPIALVRNGDKITLDASRNAIEVAISEQEMNDRRKAWKAPPLKATRGVLAKYIRFVKSASEGCVTDE; this is encoded by the coding sequence ATGTCCCTCAATAAGTACAGCGCCCGCATCACCCAGCCGAAGAGCCAGGGCGCCTCCCAGGCCATGCTGTACGGCACCGGCCTGACCGAAGCCGACATGCAGAAGGCCCAGATCGGCATCGCCAGCGTCTGGTACGAGGGCAACACCTGCAACATGCACCTCAACGACCTGGCGATGAAGGTCAAAGAGGGGGTCGTGGCGGCCGATCTCGTCGGGATGCGGTTCAACACCATCGGCGTCTCGGACGGCATCTCGATGGGCACCGATGGGATGAGCTATTCGCTCCCCTCGCGCGACTTGATCGCCGATTCCATCGAAACGGTCTGCTCGGCTCAGTGGTACGACGGCTGCGTCGTGCTGCCCGGCTGCGACAAGAACATGCCCGGCTGCTTGATGGCCTTGGGGCGGCTGAATCGCCCCGGCCTGATGGTCTACGGCGGCACGATCAAGCCGGGTCACCTGGGTGCCGAGGCCCTCGATATCGTCTCGGCGTTTCAGTGTTACGGGCAGTTCCTCTCGAATCAGATCGACGACAAGGTTAGGAAAGAAATCGTCGCCAAGAGCTGCCCCGGCGCCGGCGCCTGCGGCGGCATGTATACGGCCAACACGATGGCCTCCGCGATCGAAGCGATGGGCATGACGCTGCCGTACAGCTCGTCGATTCCGGCCGTGGACCCGGCCAAGGCGGACGAATGCGTCCGCGCCGGCAAGGCGATGCGGCTGCTCCTGGAGCGCGATATCAAGCCGCGCGACATCATGACCCGGGCGGCGTTCAAAAACTCCATGGTGATCGTGATGGCGCTCGGCGGTTCGACCAACGCCGTGCTGCACCTGATCGCCATGGCCAAGGCGGTCAACGTACCGCTTTCCATCGACGATTTCCAGAAAGTCAGCGACAAGGTGCCGTTTATTGCCGATTTGAAGCCCAGTGGACGCTTTGTCCAGGAAGACCTGCACAACGTCGGTGGCACCCCGGCGGTGATGAAGTACCTGCTCGAAAAAGGCCTGCTCGACGGCAGTTGCCTGACGGTGACCGGCCGCACCGTGGCGGAAAACCTGGCAGAACTGCCGGGCCTGAAATCTGGGCAAGAGGTAATTCACACGCTGGAAAAACCGATCAAGTCGACCGGACACATCCAGATTCTCCGCGGCAACCTGGCCCCGGAAGGCGCCGTGGCCAAAATCACCGGCAAGGAAGGGCTGGCGTTCTCCGGGACGGCGAAGGTTTACGACTCCGAAGAAGACATGCTTCACGCCCTGGAACGTAAGGAAATCGTCAAAGGGGACGTGGTGATCATCCGCTACGAAGGGCCGAAGGGGGGCCCCGGCATGCCGGAAATGTTGACCCCCACTTCGGCAATCATGGGGGCCGGCCTCGGTAAAGACGTGGCGCTAATGACGGACGGCCGCTTTTCCGGCGGTTCGCACGGCTTTATCGTCGGCCACGTCACGCCGGAAGCCCAGGAAGGGGGACCAATCGCCCTGGTTCGGAACGGCGATAAGATCACGCTGGACGCCTCGCGAAACGCGATTGAAGTCGCGATCAGCGAGCAAGAAATGAACGACCGGCGCAAGGCCTGGAAGGCCCCGCCCCTCAAAGCAACCCGGGGCGTACTGGCCAAGTACATCCGGTTCGTAAAGAGCGCGAGCGAAGGGTGCGTGACCGACGAGTAG
- a CDS encoding TIGR01212 family radical SAM protein (This family includes YhcC from E. coli K-12, an uncharacterized radical SAM protein.) has protein sequence MSINQPTLPAAIPEWRSAGLRYFAYNFYLRKRFGERIQKVSVDAGFTCPNVDGSKATGGCTFCDNRSFSPSRRVPRLNIGGQIDDGIRRLKTRYKVDRFLAYFQPATNTYGPLEKLRTMFDQALAHPQVVGIAVGTRPDCVPEDVLNLLAEVAGRTYLSVEYGLQTMHDRSLVWMNRAHDHAASVDAIERSRGRSFEICAHVMLGLPGESHADMLATAREIARLRLDSVKIHNLYAVRNTPLADQVARGEVQLMERDDYVRTVVDFLERIPPECIVERVSGDAPPDYLIGPAWCLDKPGLRTALDAEFARRDTWQGRLSRRSATAVEGE, from the coding sequence GTGTCAATCAATCAGCCGACCCTGCCCGCCGCGATCCCGGAATGGCGGTCCGCCGGGCTCCGGTATTTCGCCTACAACTTCTACCTCCGGAAGCGTTTTGGCGAGCGAATCCAAAAGGTCAGCGTCGACGCCGGGTTCACCTGCCCAAATGTGGACGGCTCCAAGGCCACGGGCGGCTGCACGTTCTGCGACAACCGCAGCTTCAGCCCCAGCCGCCGGGTGCCGCGGCTGAACATCGGCGGCCAGATCGACGACGGCATCCGCCGGCTCAAAACTCGCTATAAGGTGGACCGCTTCCTGGCCTATTTCCAGCCGGCCACTAACACGTACGGGCCGCTGGAAAAGCTTCGCACGATGTTCGACCAGGCCCTGGCGCATCCGCAGGTCGTGGGCATCGCCGTCGGCACCCGGCCGGACTGTGTCCCGGAGGACGTGCTGAACCTGCTCGCGGAAGTCGCCGGGCGGACGTATCTGTCGGTCGAGTACGGCCTGCAAACGATGCATGACCGGTCGCTGGTCTGGATGAACCGCGCCCATGACCACGCGGCCAGCGTCGATGCCATCGAACGCAGCCGCGGCCGCAGCTTTGAGATCTGCGCCCACGTCATGCTCGGCCTGCCGGGCGAATCTCACGCCGATATGCTGGCCACAGCCCGGGAAATTGCTCGGTTACGACTCGACTCGGTGAAAATCCACAACCTCTACGCCGTCCGCAACACGCCGCTCGCCGACCAGGTCGCCCGCGGCGAGGTCCAACTCATGGAGCGCGACGACTACGTCCGCACGGTGGTCGACTTTCTGGAACGGATCCCGCCGGAATGCATCGTCGAACGCGTCAGCGGCGACGCCCCGCCCGATTACCTCATCGGGCCAGCGTGGTGCCTGGATAAGCCGGGGTTGAGAACGGCGCTCGACGCGGAATTCGCGCGCCGGGATACCTGGCAAGGAAGGCTCTCCCGTAGGTCAGCCACCGCAGTCGAAGGCGAATGA
- a CDS encoding FHA domain-containing protein has translation MYGELVPIGGGDTIPLLKSKLLVGRRESCDIVLRFPNVSAHHCELSVNGGYWYVKDLQSRNGVKINGVPVTEEKRIDPGDSVAIAKHKYELHYVPADIGAVGPPPLDDDAARIFGQSLLERAGLNKPANPERDRVQRYDVTNNEAGQIKDPNRPV, from the coding sequence ATGTACGGAGAGCTGGTCCCCATCGGCGGCGGCGACACCATTCCCTTGCTGAAATCAAAGCTATTGGTCGGACGGAGGGAGAGTTGCGACATCGTGTTGCGTTTTCCGAACGTGTCGGCCCATCACTGCGAGCTGTCGGTGAACGGCGGCTACTGGTACGTGAAGGATCTGCAGAGCCGGAACGGCGTGAAGATCAACGGCGTCCCGGTCACCGAGGAAAAGCGGATCGATCCGGGCGACAGCGTGGCCATCGCTAAGCACAAGTACGAACTGCACTACGTTCCCGCCGACATCGGCGCCGTCGGCCCCCCGCCGCTCGACGACGACGCGGCCCGGATCTTCGGCCAATCGCTCCTGGAACGCGCGGGGCTGAACAAGCCCGCTAATCCGGAGCGCGACCGCGTCCAGCGCTACGACGTCACGAACAACGAAGCCGGACAAATCAAAGACCCGAACCGACCAGTTTAG
- the rsgA gene encoding ribosome small subunit-dependent GTPase A, translating to MAKKQKLRANFRKNRVPRARSGDWTRDFAAGSGQQDDAIQTERVSGKGELTRKRTVIGVETERCDGSSFDVHLNVDESACLAGRVLKVFGLTCKVLADDGAFYQCAVRRILKTLSTDQRHVVAAGDRVWFRPSPGNEGIIERVDPRHGTLSRDSRGRRHIIVTNVDQLLILASADQPPLKPNLIDRFLITAEKCGIRPLICINKIDLVDPAKLMPLVGLYSQLGYEVLLTSAVTGQGVERLRQNLVGRESALAGQSGVGKSSLLNTVDPTLNLRVREVSVETTKGKHTTTTATLIPLADGGFVVDTPGIRQMQLWDVIPAEVAGYFRDLRPFVSGCRYPDCTHLHEEDCAVKDAVADGWLDERRYESYCRLFEGEE from the coding sequence ATGGCCAAAAAACAAAAGCTGCGGGCTAATTTTCGCAAGAATCGCGTGCCTCGGGCTCGCTCCGGGGACTGGACACGCGATTTCGCCGCGGGCAGCGGTCAGCAAGACGACGCGATTCAAACGGAGCGCGTCAGCGGCAAAGGGGAGCTGACCCGTAAGCGGACGGTGATCGGCGTCGAGACGGAGCGCTGCGACGGCTCCAGTTTCGACGTGCATCTGAACGTCGACGAAAGCGCTTGCCTCGCGGGCCGCGTGCTCAAGGTCTTCGGCCTCACCTGCAAGGTGCTGGCCGACGACGGCGCGTTCTATCAGTGTGCGGTGCGCCGCATCCTCAAAACGCTTAGCACCGATCAACGTCACGTCGTGGCAGCCGGCGACCGTGTCTGGTTTCGCCCCTCGCCGGGCAACGAAGGGATCATCGAGCGCGTGGATCCCCGACACGGCACGTTGAGTCGCGATAGCCGTGGCCGGCGGCACATCATCGTTACCAACGTCGATCAACTTCTGATCCTGGCCAGCGCCGACCAGCCGCCGCTCAAGCCGAATCTGATCGACCGGTTTCTGATTACCGCCGAAAAGTGCGGGATTCGGCCCCTGATTTGCATCAATAAGATCGACCTCGTCGACCCTGCCAAATTGATGCCGCTCGTGGGGCTGTACTCGCAGCTAGGCTACGAAGTACTGCTGACGAGCGCCGTCACGGGACAGGGCGTCGAGCGATTGCGACAAAACCTGGTGGGCCGCGAAAGCGCGTTGGCCGGGCAAAGCGGCGTCGGCAAATCTTCGCTCCTGAACACGGTGGATCCGACGCTCAACCTTCGCGTGAGAGAGGTGAGCGTCGAGACCACGAAGGGAAAGCACACCACCACGACGGCCACGCTAATTCCTCTCGCCGACGGCGGCTTTGTGGTCGATACGCCCGGCATTCGGCAGATGCAACTTTGGGACGTGATTCCGGCTGAGGTAGCGGGCTATTTCCGGGACTTGCGGCCGTTCGTCAGCGGCTGCCGGTACCCGGATTGCACGCACCTCCACGAGGAGGACTGCGCCGTGAAGGACGCGGTGGCCGACGGTTGGCTCGATGAGCGCCGATATGAGAGCTATTGCCGGCTGTTTGAAGGCGAAGAATGA
- the hflX gene encoding GTPase HflX: MAREAAVLVSVLPPGVAYHEDPLDELAGLAETAGARVVGRLTQRRETPDKTTYLGAGKVEELRVLAEANDADVICFDNDLSPAQTRNLEKATNVKVLDRSELILDIFASRAQTYQARLAVELAQMEYSLPRLKRMWTHLSRMKMGIGMRGPGEKQIESDRRLVEKRIHDFRTELKDIAKRKVREVAARNERMTVSLVGYTNAGKSTLLNALTGADVLTENRLFATLDTRTRRWQLPGWGPVLLSDTVGFIRDLPHHLIESFKATLEEARQADLLLHVADASNPSVREQVSSVFKVLEELKIEAKDTLLVLNKADAAPNRAVLDSLTQMYPNAIPISARSGHGLDRLASAVSDALSRGFCDIDVETEVGNGRVLAFLAAQGEILSQHYNDTAVLVHCRLPRAAAGRLMRDPAVRVRFHGNAFAGQDNGSGAALGPVEDVA; this comes from the coding sequence ATTGCTCGGGAAGCGGCCGTTTTGGTTTCGGTGCTGCCGCCGGGCGTGGCCTACCACGAGGATCCGTTGGACGAATTGGCCGGATTGGCCGAAACGGCTGGCGCGCGCGTTGTCGGCCGACTTACGCAACGTCGGGAAACGCCCGATAAGACGACGTACCTCGGCGCCGGCAAGGTCGAGGAATTGCGCGTGTTGGCCGAAGCGAACGACGCCGACGTGATCTGCTTCGACAACGATCTGTCGCCCGCCCAGACCCGCAATCTGGAGAAGGCCACGAATGTCAAAGTGCTGGACCGCAGCGAGTTGATCCTCGACATCTTCGCCAGCCGCGCGCAGACCTATCAGGCCAGGCTGGCCGTGGAGCTCGCGCAAATGGAATACTCGCTGCCACGTTTGAAGCGGATGTGGACCCACTTGTCGCGCATGAAGATGGGCATCGGCATGCGCGGCCCGGGTGAGAAACAGATCGAGTCCGATCGCCGGTTGGTCGAAAAGCGAATTCACGATTTCCGCACGGAGTTGAAAGACATCGCGAAACGCAAAGTTCGCGAAGTCGCCGCACGCAATGAGCGCATGACGGTTTCGCTCGTCGGCTATACGAACGCCGGCAAAAGCACGCTGCTGAACGCGCTGACCGGCGCCGACGTGTTGACGGAGAACCGGCTGTTCGCCACGCTCGATACGCGCACCCGGCGCTGGCAGTTGCCAGGCTGGGGACCGGTGTTGCTGAGCGACACGGTCGGTTTCATCCGTGATTTGCCTCACCATTTGATCGAAAGCTTCAAGGCCACGTTGGAAGAAGCCCGGCAAGCGGACCTGCTGTTGCATGTGGCGGACGCCTCGAATCCGAGCGTGCGCGAGCAGGTCTCGTCCGTGTTCAAGGTGCTGGAAGAGCTCAAGATCGAGGCCAAGGACACGTTGTTAGTCCTTAACAAGGCCGATGCGGCGCCGAACCGCGCCGTGCTGGATTCCTTGACGCAGATGTACCCGAACGCGATCCCGATCAGCGCGCGTTCGGGCCACGGACTCGATCGCCTGGCTTCCGCGGTGAGCGATGCGCTGAGCCGCGGGTTTTGCGATATCGACGTCGAAACCGAAGTCGGCAACGGCCGCGTGTTGGCGTTCCTCGCCGCGCAAGGAGAAATCCTGTCGCAGCACTACAACGACACGGCAGTGCTGGTCCACTGCCGGCTGCCCCGCGCCGCCGCCGGCCGCCTGATGCGCGACCCCGCGGTCCGCGTGCGCTTCCATGGCAACGCCTTCGCCGGGCAAGACAACGGCAGCGGTGCTGCACTTGGCCCCGTGGAAGACGTGGCGTAG
- a CDS encoding SDR family NAD(P)-dependent oxidoreductase, whose translation MSRRQISGLRGIITGASSGIGGALAVQLASAGAKLVLIARREQRLQEVVEKVPSAFRGNVCLVVGDITQAETRERAIATALDRFGGLDLLVNNAGIGAQGKFVDADPERARRIFEVNLFALVEMTRAALPHLRTGHDALIVNIGSILGHRGIPYMTEYCASKFAVRGFSEALRAEVAKLGVEVLLVSPGTTESEFFDKLVEAGEKPPWPEQPPVPAAVVARRIVRAMQRREHEIIPNARGKLMVWFNRFSPRLVDAWMARYG comes from the coding sequence ATGTCACGACGCCAGATTTCCGGCCTGCGTGGCATCATCACCGGGGCATCGAGCGGCATCGGCGGCGCGTTGGCAGTGCAATTGGCGTCCGCCGGCGCGAAGCTGGTACTCATCGCCCGACGTGAGCAGCGGCTTCAAGAGGTTGTTGAGAAAGTGCCGTCCGCGTTTCGCGGCAACGTGTGCCTGGTCGTCGGCGATATCACGCAAGCCGAGACGCGCGAACGGGCGATCGCCACGGCGCTCGACCGCTTCGGCGGGCTCGACTTGCTCGTCAACAACGCTGGCATCGGGGCGCAAGGCAAGTTCGTCGACGCCGATCCGGAACGCGCGCGTCGGATCTTCGAAGTGAATCTTTTTGCGCTCGTGGAAATGACCCGCGCGGCACTGCCGCATTTACGCACCGGCCACGACGCCCTGATCGTTAACATCGGTTCCATCCTGGGGCATCGCGGCATTCCGTACATGACGGAATACTGTGCCAGCAAGTTCGCCGTGCGCGGGTTCAGCGAAGCACTTCGCGCGGAAGTGGCAAAGCTCGGTGTCGAAGTGCTCCTCGTCAGCCCCGGCACGACGGAAAGCGAGTTCTTCGACAAGCTCGTTGAAGCGGGTGAAAAGCCGCCTTGGCCCGAGCAACCGCCCGTGCCGGCCGCGGTGGTCGCCCGGCGCATCGTTCGCGCGATGCAGCGTCGCGAGCATGAGATCATCCCGAACGCCCGCGGCAAGCTGATGGTCTGGTTCAACCGGTTTTCGCCACGACTGGTAGATGCCTGGATGGCGCGCTATGGATAA